The Kineococcus mangrovi region ATCGACTGCTCGGGGTTCGGCCGGCTGCCGTGGGAGGAGGCCCTGGCGGCGTGGGCCCGGTCCTACCGCGACGCCTACGAGCGCCACCCCGCGCTCGTCCCGGTGATGGCGGTGACACCGGTGCGCAGCGCCCCCCACACCGTCGCGATGTACGAACGGGTGAGTTCCGGGTTGCTGTCGGCGGGCTGGCCCGCGCACCTCGTGACGAACGTCGTCGTGGCCGTGGAGTCGTTCGCGCTCGGCTCGGCCCTGGACACCCAGGCCCCCGCGGACATCTTCGACCCGGGCGACCTCGCCCCCAGCGCCCCGGGGTTCACGACGGCCAACGCCGCCCGGCCGGCGGGGGACACGGCACGGGCGGCGTTCGAGCTGGGCCTGGCGGCGTTGCTGGCGGGGTTGCGCGACCTGCTCCGCTCGCCGAGCTGATTCAGCGCTCCCGCAGCACCAGGCCGGGCAGCCGCTCGCGCAGCTCGGCGACGGTCGTCCCCCACGTCTCCTCCACGACGGCCTCACCGCCGGCCAGGGACACGACGGCGTCCTCGCTGTAGATCCGTGACACGCACCGCACCCCGGTGAGGGGGTAGGTGCAGGTCGGGACGAGCTTGGGGGAGCTGTCGCGCCCGAGCAGCGGCATGACGACGAACACGGCCTTCGCCCCCGTCGCCAGGTCCATCGCCCCGCCGACCGCCGGGATCGCGTCGGGGGCGCCGGTGTGCCAGTTGGCGAGGTCGCCGTTGACGGCGACCTGGTAGGCGCCGAGGACGCAGACGTCGAGGTGACCGCCGCGCATCATGGCGAAGCTGTCGGCGTGGTGGAAGTACGAGGCCCCCGGGGTCTCGACCACGGGGATCTTCCCGGCGTTGACGAGGTCGGGGTCGATCTCGTCCCCGACGGCCGCCCGGCCCATGCCGAGCATCCCGTTCTCGGTGTGCAGGACGACCCCGGACTCCGGGGTCAGGTGGTCGGCGACGAGGGTCGGCCGGCCGATGCCGAGGTTCACGTACGCGCCGTCGGGGATGTCCCGGGCCACGCGCGCGGCGAGCTCGTCCTTCGACAGCGGCCCGCGGTCGGTGTGCTCGACGGTGCGTTCGAGGTTCACGCCGCCACCCCCACGCGCACGACGCGGTCGACGTGGATCGCCGGTGTCACGACGACCTCCGGGTCCAGCCCACCGGTCGGCACGACGTCGGAGACCTGCACGACGCTCGTGCGCGCGGCCGCCGCCATGACCGGGCCGAAGTTCCGGGCCGTCTTGCGGTACACGAGGTTCCCGAACTCGTCGGCGAGGTGCGCCTTGACGAGCGCCACGTCCCCGTGGATCGGGAACTCCAGCAGGTGCTCGCGCCCGTCGATCACGCGGGTCTCCTTCCCCTCGGCCAGCGGCGTGCCGGCGCCGGTCGGGCAGTAGAACGCCCCGATGCCGGCCCCGGCGGCCCGCAGCCGTTCGGCCAGCGTGCCCTGCGGCACCAGTTCCAGTTCGATCCGGCCGGCCCGGTACAGCTCGTCGAAGACCCACGAGTCGCTCTGCCGCGGGAACGAGCAGACGATCTTGCGCACGCGCCCGGCCGCCAGCAGGGCGGCGAGGCCGACGTCCCCGTTCCCGGCGTTGTTGTTGACGACCGTGAGGTCCCTCGCGCCCTGCCGCAGCAGGGCGTCGATGAGTTCGACGGGTTGCCCGGCCGCACCGAACCCCCCGATGAGGACGGTGGACCCGTCGACCACACCGGCGACCGCCGCGTCGGCGTCGTCGAGGAACCGGGTGCGGCTCAACGGACTCCCGCCTCCTGCGCGTCGGTGTTCTCCAGGACGACGGCGAGCCCCTGCCCGACGCCGATGCAGATGGCGGCCACGCCCCAGCGCACCCGCTCGGCCCGCAGCCGCGCCGCGAGGGTCCCCACGACCCGTCCCCCCGAGGCCCCCAGCGGGTGCCCCAGGGCGATCGCCCCGCCGCGGGTGTTGACGATCCCGGGGTCGACGCCCCAGGCGTCGACGCAGGCGAGCGACTGCACCGCGAACGCCTCGTTGAGCTCCACGGCCCCCACGGCGTCCCAGCCGATCCCGGCCCGGGCCAGCGCGCGGTCGCCCGCCTGGACGGGGGCGAACCCGAAGTCCTGCGGGTCCAGGGCGAACGTCCCGCGGCCGGCGACGCGGGCCAGCGGGTCGTGCCCGATCGTGGCCGCCGCCTCCGCGGTCCCGAGCAGCACGGCGGAGGCCCCGTCGGACAACGGCGAGGCGTTCCCGGCCGTGATGGTCCCCTGGGGGTCGAACGCGGGCTGCAGCCCGGCGAGGCGTTCGACCGTCGTCCCGGGACGGATCCCCTCGTCCCCGGTCACCTCGCCGTCGCGGCCCCCGACCGGGACGACGAGGTCGTCGTAGAACCCGTCGGCCCACGCCGCTGCGGCCCGTTCGTGCGAGCGGACCGCGAACTCGTCCTGACGCGTGCGGGAGATGCCGAACTTCCGTTGCAGCAGCTCGTTGGCGGCGCCGAGGCTGACCGTCCACTCCGTCGGCATCCGCGGGTTCACCAGCCGCCAGCCGAGCGTGGTGGACACCGCGGTGACGTCACCGGCGGGGAAGGCGCGGGAGGGTTTGGGCAGCACCCACGGGGCCCGCGACATCGACTCCACGCCGCCGGTCAGCACGACCTGCGCGTCCCCGGTCTCCAGGGCGCGGGAGCCGGTGAACAGCGCGTCGAGGCCGGACCCGCAGAGCCGGTTGACGGTGCTGCCGGGCACCGAGGTCGGCATCCCGGCGAGCAGGACGGCCATGCGGGCGACGTTGCGGTTGTCCTCCCCGGCGCCGTTGGCCAGGCCCAGGACCACCTCGTCGACGGCCTCGGCGGCCAGCTGCGGGGAACGGTCGAGGGTGGCGCGGACGACGGCGGCGGCCAGGTCGTCGGGGCGGGTCTGCGCGAGCGCACCCCCGAACTTGCCGAAGGGGGTGCGGACGGCGTCGTAGACGAACGCCTCGGGGTGAGCCACGGCCCCAGCCTGACCCTCCCCCCACCCATACGTCCAACATCCGTTGCAGAGCGGTCCGGTACTCCGGGAGTATGGGGCCGTGACCCTGCGCCGGCTCGAGTACTTCGTCGCGGTCGCCGAGCAGCAGTCGTTCACGGCCGCCGCCCGCGCGCTGCACATGGCCCAGCCACCGCTGTCGAGC contains the following coding sequences:
- a CDS encoding TetR/AcrR family transcriptional regulator, yielding MGPVPAAASPAPRRGRGRPSSPVLTTDGITAAAVALLEERGQDGLTMAALARRLGVAPSALYNHVATKQDVLRAVQDAVNRGIDCSGFGRLPWEEALAAWARSYRDAYERHPALVPVMAVTPVRSAPHTVAMYERVSSGLLSAGWPAHLVTNVVVAVESFALGSALDTQAPADIFDPGDLAPSAPGFTTANAARPAGDTARAAFELGLAALLAGLRDLLRSPS
- a CDS encoding 3-oxoacid CoA-transferase subunit B, which encodes MNLERTVEHTDRGPLSKDELAARVARDIPDGAYVNLGIGRPTLVADHLTPESGVVLHTENGMLGMGRAAVGDEIDPDLVNAGKIPVVETPGASYFHHADSFAMMRGGHLDVCVLGAYQVAVNGDLANWHTGAPDAIPAVGGAMDLATGAKAVFVVMPLLGRDSSPKLVPTCTYPLTGVRCVSRIYSEDAVVSLAGGEAVVEETWGTTVAELRERLPGLVLRER
- a CDS encoding 3-oxoacid CoA-transferase subunit A, whose translation is MSRTRFLDDADAAVAGVVDGSTVLIGGFGAAGQPVELIDALLRQGARDLTVVNNNAGNGDVGLAALLAAGRVRKIVCSFPRQSDSWVFDELYRAGRIELELVPQGTLAERLRAAGAGIGAFYCPTGAGTPLAEGKETRVIDGREHLLEFPIHGDVALVKAHLADEFGNLVYRKTARNFGPVMAAAARTSVVQVSDVVPTGGLDPEVVVTPAIHVDRVVRVGVAA
- a CDS encoding thiolase family protein, whose protein sequence is MAHPEAFVYDAVRTPFGKFGGALAQTRPDDLAAAVVRATLDRSPQLAAEAVDEVVLGLANGAGEDNRNVARMAVLLAGMPTSVPGSTVNRLCGSGLDALFTGSRALETGDAQVVLTGGVESMSRAPWVLPKPSRAFPAGDVTAVSTTLGWRLVNPRMPTEWTVSLGAANELLQRKFGISRTRQDEFAVRSHERAAAAWADGFYDDLVVPVGGRDGEVTGDEGIRPGTTVERLAGLQPAFDPQGTITAGNASPLSDGASAVLLGTAEAAATIGHDPLARVAGRGTFALDPQDFGFAPVQAGDRALARAGIGWDAVGAVELNEAFAVQSLACVDAWGVDPGIVNTRGGAIALGHPLGASGGRVVGTLAARLRAERVRWGVAAICIGVGQGLAVVLENTDAQEAGVR